A stretch of Planococcus citri chromosome 5, ihPlaCitr1.1, whole genome shotgun sequence DNA encodes these proteins:
- the LOC135846348 gene encoding protein-associating with the carboxyl-terminal domain of ezrin: MPASSFFRRIMGNDNSLPSDLKLEGVIKASDCWTQKSATLHKGVTKICVFEQSLLNENIELLQKLSKNLMLHRHPFILKYISSWKTNKMYYVATEYAEPLAHKISDIFPMQLCVGLFNILKAITFLQDQALSTHNNLNKDAIFVTNDECWKLGQLEMLCRKSVEEGDKSNGVNSDFQSLFTDQRSFTTLASEILDDKTNDDIPFVVEFRELCKLYISAKNPNPQFLQQLFRHPFFSHQFIVIYSFLIELPLKSECEKAEFFITVAEKLSSFPEELVARQLGTLLMSRLVLLNITAQNYLLPKIFNPRDDDNSSALFSEATLQKYIMPKLLNIFSLRDSQIRLIVLKYFSSFHRFFTKEQLQNKILPELLVGIKDTNEQLVAATLHTLADLVPILGASTVIGKGCTKLFADGRPLMKNEKNNGEEYSEGSRSSDTISVTEPEFIFAERPSPDGGEDSTVSIPIEIENATPSNGVHLNLIESTPPLKLTSVKPSSPIDIIEEVIKPEPLKPVKKKPLSLKYTPSLVTTEDLNTLDIKCSKSKNDDTEILLEEMFKAMEPVISKTAIVKVNDGENVNKFEVANVDCADEGWGDVNNWEDLEELVENE, from the exons ATGCCTGCCAGTTCTTTTTTTCGCCGGATTATGGGAAATGACAACAGCCTCCCGTCCGATTTGAAACTCGAAGGTGTTATTAAGGCTTCAGACTGCTGGACTCAAAAATCAGCCACACTTCATAAAGGTGTCACCAAAATTTGTGTGTTTGAGCAGTCTCTTCTCAATGAGAATATAGAGCTTCTTCAAAAGTTGTCCAAG AATTTAATGTTACATAGGCATCCCTTTATATTAAAATATATTTCATCATGGAAAACCAACAAAATGTATTACGTGGCTACGGAATACGCTGAACCACTTGCTCATAAAATATCTGATATTTTTCCAATGCAATTATGTGTGGgattatttaatattttgaaagccATCACTTTTCTACAGGATCAG gcTCTCTCTACTCATAACAATCTAAATAAAGACGCAATTTTTGTAACGAACGATGAATGTTGGAAATTAGGACAGTTGGAGATGCTATGCAG GAAAAGTGTCGAAGAAGGTGATAAATCGAATGGAGTGAACTCcgattttcaatcattattTACGGATCAACGAAGCTTCACTACCTTGGCTAGTGAAATATTAGATGACAAaacaaatg ATGACATACCTTTCGTTGTGGAGTTCAGAGAACTTTGTAAATTGTATATTTCTGCTAAAAATCCAAATCCGCAATTTTTACAGCAGTTGTTTAGGCATCCTTTTTTTTCACACCAATTTATCGTTATCTACTCTTTTTTAATCGAGCTGCCTTTAAAAAGCGAATGtgaaaaagcagaatttttcat TACGGTAGCTGAAAAGCTCTCTTCTTTCCCAGAAGAACTTGTTGCCAGACAACTTGGAACGCTGTTAATGTCACGATTGGTTCTGTTGAATATTACCGCTCAAAATTATCTATTACCAAAGATTTTCAATCCAagagatg ATGATAATTCTTCAGCATTATTTAGCGAAGCAACTTTACAGAAATACATTATGCCGAAATTGTTGAACATATTTTCGTTACGTGACTCTCAAATAAGATTGATTgtgctgaaatatttttcttcgtttcatagatttttcaccaaagaacaactgcaaaataaaattttgcctgAA TTACTTGTGGGTATCAAAGATACGAACGAGCAATTGGTAGCAGCTACTTTACACACGCTTGCAGATTTAGTTCCAATTTTAGGAGCTTCGACAGTTATTGGAAAAGGCTGTACGAAACTGTTTGCTGACGGAAGACCTTTA atgaaaaacgagaaaaataatgGAGAAGAATATTCTGAAGGAAGTCGTTCATCTGACACCATATCTGTTACTGAACCAGAAT TTATTTTTGCTGAAAGACCTTCCCCTGATGGAGGTGAAGATTCTACAGTCAGTATTCCTATAGAGATTGAAAATGCTACTCCATCTAATGGAGTACATTTGAATTTGATCGAAAGCACACCTCCTTTAAAACTGACCAGTGTAAAGCCATCGTCTCCTATTGACATTATTGAAGAAGTAATAAAACCG gAACCTTTGAAACCAGTCAAGAAAAAACCTCTCTCATTGAAATATACTCCTTCCTTGGTAACAACAGAAGACCTTAATACGCTTGATATCAAGTGTAGCAAATCAAAAAACGACGACACAGAGATTCTTTTAGAAGAAATGTTTAAAGCCATGGAACCTGTGATATCAAAAACAGCTATCGTTAAAGTGAATGATGgtgaaaatgtgaataaattcgaaGTTGCGAACGTTGACTGTGCCGATGAAGGATGGGGAGATGTTAATAATTGGGAAGATCTTGAAGAACTAGTGGAAAATGAATGA
- the LOC135846357 gene encoding uncharacterized protein LOC135846357, with translation MIEDPTPTLVLGEAPESDEEEIFEKNKVLNVIGGTRTPISSVHGLAIAGEAIESDEEIEVHNIENRTFPAQERRSVENERQKQKIDKKYKTSSIKKLCEKNKSLHENLTSFKKQMLHSTNNEMNNINQQLLRSQIELQQTLVDIRNVKINLNEVNKKLSNIMAANYIPKINIKVPSYII, from the exons ATGATCGAAGATCCGACGCCTACATTAGTATTGGGAGAAGCTCCTGAATCTGACGAAgaagaaatctttgaaaaaaat AAAGTTTTGAATGTGATCGGAGGTACTCGTACACCAATTTCCTCAGTGCATGGTTTAGCCATAGCCGGAGAAGCTATTGAATCAGATGAAGAAATCGAAGTACATAATATTGAAAACCGAACATTCCCTGCTCAAG aaCGCAGATCTGTAGAGAATGAAAGGCagaagcaaaaaattgataagaaatatAAAACAAGTTCAATCAAAAAACTAT GTGAGAAAAACAAATCGTTGCACGAAAATTTAACATCGTTTAAAAAACAGATGCTTCATTCAACCAACAACGAGATGAATAATATAAATCAACAACTACTTAGATCTCAGATAGAACTGCAACAGACTCTGGTTGACATCAGGaatgtcaaaatcaacttgaacGAGGTCAATAAGAAATTAAGCAATATTATGGCTGCGAATTACATCcctaaaattaatataaaagtACCTTCTTATATCATTTAG
- the BBS5 gene encoding Bardet-Biedl syndrome 5 protein homolog — translation MWEDQEIRFDLSFSQMEMRKGEQVIDRLDFIEDTKGNSGDKGRLLVTNLRIIWHSLLIARISLSIGYNCVQNISTKVVNSRLKGVTEALHILTKHNGCRYEFIFTNLIPGNSRHFTSVMGVHKAYLSSRIYRELKLRGAVIRNKQLKVLDKEKLYFTVPGVWNLSSDQGNLGSFVVTNVRLVWFADMNETFNVSLPYIQIATIRIRESRFGLALVIESTLGSGGYVLGFRIDPKEQLYKVTDELQTLYKVHLDHPEFGVYYSVTTVPLLPEQPPLVQEEITEFDENLNDMSNALTSYSLDQHQENSNQPAYCPELGLAVEKLKEGFTIKQLWEVIPTSTAE, via the exons ATGTGGGAAGATCAAGAAATCAGATTTGATTTATCATTTTC GCAAATGGAAATGCGAAAAGGAGAACAAGTCATCGATAGATTGGATTTTATAGAAGATACAAAAGGTAACAGCGGAGATAAAGGAAGACTGCTGGTAACCAATTTACGAATCATCTGGCATTCATTATTAATTGCCCGAATTAGTCTAT CAATTGGATATAATTGTGTACAGAACATTTCAACTAAAGTTGTAAACTCG CGTTTGAAAGGAGTAACAGAAGCGTTGCATATTTTGACGAAGCATAATGGATGTCGATACGAAtttattttcaccaatttaatTCCTGGAAATTCTAGACATTTTACTTCTGTTATGGGAGTGCATAA GGCTTACCTTTCGTCGCGAATTTATCGCGAATTAAAACTGAGAGGAGCAGTAATTCGTAACAAACAACTGAAAGTTCTGGAtaaagaaaaattatactttaCTGTCCCAGGAGTTTGGAATTTATCGAGTGATCAG ggTAATCTAGGTTCATTCGTTGTGACAAACGTTCGTTTAGTTTGGTTTGCTGATATGAATGAAACGTTCAACGTATCATTGCCTTACATACAAATAGCAACT ATTCGAATACGAGAGTCTCGTTTTGGATTAGCGTTGGTTATCGAAAGTACGCTAGGAAGCGGCGGATATGTGCTGGGATTTCGTATCGATCCTAAAGAGCAACTTTATAAAGTAACTGACGAATTACAAACGCTGTATAAAGTTCACCTAGATCATCCGGAATTCGGTGTTTACTATTCTGTTACCACTGTT CCTCTTTTACCCGAACAACCACCTCTGGTGCAAGAAGAAATTACAGAGTTTGACGAAAACTTGAACGATATGTCCAATGCTTTGACATCATATAGCTTAGATCAGCATCAAGAAAATAGTAATCAACCTGCGTACTGTCCAGAATTGGGATTAGctgttgaaaaactgaaagaaGGATTTACTATCAAGCAGTTATGGGAAGTAATACCAACATCTACTGCGGAATAG